CTACAAGATTGGTGAAGTGAGCTACAATGTAAGAGGTACCTTCGGTTTCACCCGCACACAGTACACTTACCAGGAATCCGGTAAATACGGTAATAACTACAACGAATGGAGAAGCAATAACAACAACCGTTACTCTGACATGGTATGGGGCTTCAAAGGCATCGGCCAGTTCCAGAGCTACGACGAAATTGCAAACAGCAAGGTTAAATACGACCAGGGGACACTGCCTGGTGACTACAAATACGAAGACACCAACGGCGACGGTATCATTAACGACCTTGACTTACAACCTATCAGCTACAGCAACAGACCTATGTTCTCCTTTGGTCTGACCATGGATGCCAGCTGGAAAGGATTTGATGTAGCCCTCTTGTTCCAGGGTGCAGCAAAAACTTATGTAAACTATGTAGAGATCTTAGCAGAACCAATCTGGGGCTCCAACTATTCCAATGCCCTCGACCAGTTCATGGACAGATGGCACCCGGTAGATCCTACCGCCAATCCATATGATCCTAATACTAAATGGGTGAAAGGTAAATATGCCTACACCGGTTCAGTAGCTCGCGGTAACTCTACCTTCTCCTGGTTAAATGCCAGCTACCTGCGTCTGAAAACTGTGGAATTAGGCTATACACTTCCTGTATCCCTGCTGAAACGCGTGGGTATCAAAGGCGCAAGAGTATATGCTAACGTCTACAACGCTCACACCTGGTCAAGCATGAAATTCATTGATCCGGAACATCCAAGTGATAGCTACGGTAACGTATACCCACTCAACCGTACTTATAACATGGGCTTCACCATCAATCTTTAATTCTGGTTATTATGAAAAAGTTTAAATATATCTTACCATTCATACTGGGTTTTTCGCTCTTTTCCTGTACCAAGCTGGATATTTCTCCTACCAATATCATCCAGGACGGTGATATCTTCGGTTCAGAAGCTGGTATCAACTCTTACATGGCAAGGATCTACAGCGAAATGCCGATAGAAGATTTCCGTTATAGTCCAAACTACCTGTTCAATCACTTCTGGGTGTTACAAGTGCCCAGCACCATGGCCGGCGAAGCACTTTGCCGTGAAATAAGCGGCGCTAAGAACGAGTCAACTTCTACTGACTTTGGCGATACCTGGAGCGATTTATATACCGTGATCAGGGAATGTAATTACTTCCTGGAAAACATTAAGAACTACCAGGGCAGTTACACCGCCGCTACGGTGAATAAATACAAAGGTGAGGCCTACTTTATCCGCGCCTTCACTTACTTTGCACTGGTAAAACGCTATGGTGGCGTACCGCTGGTAACACGCGTACTGAACTACCCGGCAGAATCTATCAATGATGTAGACATCGCCCGCTCTTCAGAAGAAGATACCTGGAAACTGGTAGCTGCGGACTATGATAGTGCCATAGCTTTGCTGCCAACCAGCAACCAGACAGGTCGTGCCAATAAATATGCTGCTTATGCCATGAAAGCAAGAGCCATGGTACACGCAGGTTCTATTGCAAAATACAACACCAGTTCTTACATCGTAGGTGGTGTACGTCTTTGTGGCCTCAGCTCCGACCTTGCAAAAGAATACTACACACAGGCTTACAATGCAGCCCTGGCAGTAGATGCAGGTGGCTACTCCTTATATATGAATGACTGGGCTGCCGGTGATAAAACCGCGCAGTACAACAACTTCAAAAACCTGTTCTCCAAAGCAACCAGTTCAGAAGCCATCTTTGTAAAACAATACAGCTATCCTGAATCCGTACATGGCTATGATGCCTACAATGTACCTGCTCAATACAAAGGTGCAAACGGGTATTCTTCTGAAACCAATCCTACCCTGGATTTCGTGGAAATGTTCGATGGCTTCCCTAAAGATGCAAACGGACATGCGGATGTATACAATGCAGATGGTACCTATAAACTGTACGACAGCACCATGCAGTTCTTTGCCAATGCTGAACCTCGTCTCAGGGCTACTGTGATCCTGCCAAACGATCAGTTCAAAGGCACTGCCTGCCAGATATGGAGAGGTATCTATACCGGTACTTCCTCCTCAGCTATCTCCCGTTTAATTCCTGAGAA
This window of the Chitinophaga sancti genome carries:
- a CDS encoding RagB/SusD family nutrient uptake outer membrane protein, which gives rise to MKKFKYILPFILGFSLFSCTKLDISPTNIIQDGDIFGSEAGINSYMARIYSEMPIEDFRYSPNYLFNHFWVLQVPSTMAGEALCREISGAKNESTSTDFGDTWSDLYTVIRECNYFLENIKNYQGSYTAATVNKYKGEAYFIRAFTYFALVKRYGGVPLVTRVLNYPAESINDVDIARSSEEDTWKLVAADYDSAIALLPTSNQTGRANKYAAYAMKARAMVHAGSIAKYNTSSYIVGGVRLCGLSSDLAKEYYTQAYNAALAVDAGGYSLYMNDWAAGDKTAQYNNFKNLFSKATSSEAIFVKQYSYPESVHGYDAYNVPAQYKGANGYSSETNPTLDFVEMFDGFPKDANGHADVYNADGTYKLYDSTMQFFANAEPRLRATVILPNDQFKGTACQIWRGIYTGTSSSAISRLIPENSTVKYENSASASVLATSSNGSQTAYTLHDGTKMNPSGAAGVFYGDNTCAMSGFSVRKWLNENMAQSEVLENRSVQPWLEMRYAEVLLIRAEAAAELASLGTADYLNDAYTSIDKIRTRAGADLLSGAEKASTDAFIAAVRKERRKELAFENKAWWDLKRWRVIGTEQSNTRWRTLMPFYADRAGKWFFDARYDERGSTFTFDTRWYYQELPGSAITTSTKVVQNSGY